The genome window taactttattttacaatataatttatgtatcataaatctaaaatataatttatattttcaaaaatatttatttataataaattttattataatataatttatatattcaaaattattcatttattgtaaattttagtcctataaaacaaatatttattttgtgcaaTATATTggctaaaatattaattgaaaaataatcaaatggatcattcatttatatatataaaaagatataaccaaactaattataattgatttagttcaaagttaaataaactaattaaccAAACCAATTTAAAACAACATAAGCACACTCCTCAACCAACTCACACCTCTTTTTATGTCTACATTGCAATAGAAACACAATCCACtaagaaaaaaggaagcaatTACATTAGATTGAAAATAAGTTACATAACACACATCCAAAATGTAGGAAGCACAATTTTTTGCACAAAAGCCCTATTCAACAGAAATTGTATACTTCATGCCACATGTCTACAGACAACAAAGCATATGTAACATGACTAACATAATGAGAAAGGATGATTCTGGCTTAACTATCTGCTAAAGCTAAACTATCAGCTCTCTTTAACCAACTACCAATTCCACGAATGATTCATACACTCAAAACAATCAAAAGCTTATCATAAATGCTAAGAAGTAAGAAAAGACAACATAACATATTTAGTTCAATGATGCAACAAACCAAGCTAACAGATATAGGtagtacaaaaacaaaaattctaaCATCAACAGAAccagattttaaaatatatacagcACCACAGATTGGCTTTCACTGGTAAGCATTTCAAACACTAACATTTGACcaagaaatcaagattcaagaacttTCATCTGCAACATAGAAATCAAATCTAACATCAACAGAACCAGAACTCTCTCCAGTGTCCTTATACTCAACATTTGTTATTGTCCCAAATTCATCCATTTCTTGATATTCTGGCTTAACCCGCCGTACAGGGACAGTGACAGAGTAAATAGTTCCAAGATCTGTATCAGCAGAGACACTCAGCTGAACTTTATCCTGTGATTCTATTTCCACAAAATCTGATAGAGCACGCACAACATTGCTTACAATTTTTCGCTTTGCCTCATCACTTACTTCACACCGATCAGAGAACAAAATCATCTTCAAGCGTTGCTTGGCAATCCTAGCATTGGAGGTTTTCCTAGATGTTGCCGATGGGAAAATTATCTTCCAAGCCAAATTTAACCGCTCAAAGAAGTTCATTTTAACAGCGTCAAGGAGAAAGTTCTCGGCTTCTTGGCTAACAGAATCTGATGTAAATTTAGGACCTCCAAAGACCGCAGAAACTGGCTTGCAATACCCACGCTTATTGCATCGTACAATTGTTAGGCAAGGGCATTTTGGGGTGAATTCAGAGATGCTACATGCCCCTTTCAAGAAAGGATGAAAATCTACCTATTAGacagaaaatttgagaaatttaTGACAAGGCatttttcattgctttcaaaaaTCTTGATAAAGTTATATATAGGTAAATGTAAGAATTTATTAACAATGCAGCATTCAATTCAAGACGCTAAGCCAAAAGCATATGAAATCTGAATAAAAGCATCTCATCAATAGAAAAACTAAAGAACATTTTCTTGAACCTGTCCCAACTCTACTGAAAAATCAGAAAACATAAATGCAGTATCACATCTCTTTAAGCATGAGAAATTGTTAGGTGGTCTAGGACTATCATGGTCCACACTAATCTGCACATGACATATAAtcaattgtaattaattatttctcgTAAATTGAAAAACTTGAGTACATGTCACACAAAGATTGGGCGGGACCATGGACATATGATAGTCCCAGACTACTTAATAATTTCTCCTTTAATCATACTTAACACCCCCAACTAAATGACAAAAAcctaagtatattttttattctataatgTCTAAGGCAAGTAACTTATCGACAATATATTAAGCATACTTTCAATCAGATGAAAAAGGATACAAAAGTAGTTATGCCCTCCTCTAATTTGGTCTAGAGGGCCATGAAATGGAGTTTTACAGCTTATGAATGCAGATTATCATATCAACTTATCTTAATAAGATCTCTTATAGCATTCAATCAACCAcaaagaaattcaaaataacatataaTTCAACGATTTCCATGTACTTCCATCATCTGAAAAACACCTATAGTAATATTGGTTTAGAACCACAAGTATCTTCCACAGAAGACAATCCTATTTGAATCCAGAACATCCATAGCATAAGCATAGTAGGGATAACTCTCCCAGTAGAGGCTTTTTTCTATACACAAGGCTCATGGTTGTCAAAATTGAGATCTTAACCAAGATTGGAAAGAGATTGAAAGATAACAAAACAAGGGATAGAAGCATGGATTGTAAGATCCcaccaaaaatataaatatatatttgaacataaaaatatgtgaaTATAACTAATTAATACATGTAATAATACTACAAAAATTCTAgtaaaacatttatatttatttatagctattgtattattaatatcttagtttatttatatttgacagtaattataaaattaaaaacagaaaagagcATAAAGAGGGGCAGAAAAGTCATTCCAAAATTTAGGAGATGTTGTATTTCAAATGAAAGACCCAAAAGACGACCAATTCATGGGTTTCTGAACCAAAAAATAGCTTCAGCCAAGTTACACTGCAACCTGTTAGAGGATTTGGGAGTAGAGTAGTAGTGACTGAGAGCAAAAAGTTCAACCCATCGAGGACATCTGAGAGGGAGGGATCATgctgagagaagagagagatcaAGTGATGCAGAGAGGATGAGATGAGGAGATTTCAGAGAAGAGGGAGATCGTCAGAGATGTTGAGCCACCAAACAGGCAGCCGACAccagagagagaggagatgaaGTGGTTGGCTGAGTGTCACACAACCTGAGAAACTCAAGCTTATCATAAAGGTTTGCATGTTTGAAGCTCTAGAAAGTACACAGACTTCAAAACTTCACAAGCTATCCCAGTGATCCTGGGTGTGAACAAGCAAAGGCAGAGGTCGAGAAAATCGTAGGAATGTAATAAACCATATATGATCTTACAATCCTACGAGTATAATCACAATTTTGGCAGTCTTGACAAAGCTCAAACCTAAAACCTTCTTAAGGAAAATAAGGCACGTACCACCTAAACCATAGTATACCACAATGGAGGCCAACCACAGATACCACCAACAGTCCCTAGACAGCTGCCACAGTACATTTATGCATCCCTTATTTGTAATTGTAACTGTAACCTACCACTATAGAGGAAGGTTTTCACTTTTTACCAGACAAGCTACTAGACCCCATCCATCATATCATGCCAATTGCCAAATGCATAAATGCatacataaaaacaaaatttgcatACTCATATTAAAGGGCCACATCTGTTTCTTCAAGGCTGTTATTGAATCTTAAAACAGtaactacaatttttttttacttgtttccATTCTGAATGCTTCATAGTCTCCACTACACTGAGCAATACATTATAAAACACGGTTGAAGAATCAAGGAAACGCCGCAACTTTAACAAACCCTAATCGAATTCCAGAACCCTCAAATGGTGCGGTTTGCGTGTAATTAGGAGTTGAAATCATCATGAGCGGAATTGCAATGAGAATATATGCATACTGTGAGAGACTGCGAGAAGCATTCGTTACAAGAGAGATGAGAGAAAACGAAACCTTGGGGGAAGGGAGAGAAGAGGTTCGAAGTGGAGGCGAG of Glycine soja cultivar W05 chromosome 1, ASM419377v2, whole genome shotgun sequence contains these proteins:
- the LOC114411755 gene encoding cell division topological specificity factor homolog, chloroplastic-like: MAISGDLRVSATLPLYRSHSPPLRTSSLPSPKVDFHPFLKGACSISEFTPKCPCLTIVRCNKRGYCKPVSAVFGGPKFTSDSVSQEAENFLLDAVKMNFFERLNLAWKIIFPSATSRKTSNARIAKQRLKMILFSDRCEVSDEAKRKIVSNVVRALSDFVEIESQDKVQLSVSADTDLGTIYSVTVPVRRVKPEYQEMDEFGTITNVEYKDTGESSGSVDVRFDFYVADESS